In one Solanum lycopersicum chromosome 11, SLM_r2.1 genomic region, the following are encoded:
- the LOC101255946 gene encoding acyl-CoA--sterol O-acyltransferase 1 has product MEGNIKDVIIYWIEGEIENFIKVWLLIYVSLCYCYLSSKILPKGLFRLSSFLPVILFFLYVPLKINSVHLCGNTGFFISWLCNFKLILLAFDQGPLSDSSLSIIKFVFLACLPIKIQQKSQIYVENRDKFHQNNHFQETPSNEKKDFAKNDHFQETQFPSSIDKIENNPFQDGYFYETPSKKLVENGSSVQNGKDFAKSGYFKESSVPSFAKSNKGQKLNYGIKTLIFALIIRVYDYSDYIHPYIIMVIYCFHIYLSLDIILAIVSGLARGLLGLQLEPQFNEPYLSTSLQDFWGRRWNLIVTRILRPTIYKPVLSLSANILGRKWAPIPAVMATFVVSGLMHELIFYYLGRVKPTWEITWFFLLHGVCLNLEIYAKKVINGRFKLPRIIGTILTVGFVMITGLWLFFPQLLRCNSDVRALAEYEAIGAFFKDFTRAVKSTFSR; this is encoded by the coding sequence ATGGAGGGAAATATTAAAGATGTTATCATATATTGGATAGAAGgagaaattgaaaattttattaaggtatggttattaatttatgtatcactttgttattgttatttatcaTCTAAAATTCTTCCAAAAGGTTTATTTAGGCTCTCTTCTTTTTTACCAgtgatattatttttcctttatgtTCCACTTAAAATTAATTCTGTTCATCTTTGTGGTAATACTGGTTTTTTCATTTCTTGGCTTTgtaattttaaacttattttacttGCTTTTGACCAAGGTCCACTTTCTGATTCTTCACTTTCtattattaaatttgtttttcttgCTTGTTTACCTATCAAGATTcaacaaaaatctcaaatttatGTGGAAAATAGAgataaatttcatcaaaataatcattttcAAGAAACCCCATCTAATGAAAAAAAGGATTTTGCAAAAAATGACCATTTTCAAGAAACTCAATTTCCAAGCtcaattgataaaattgaaaacaacccttttcaagatggTTATTTTTATGAAACCCCATCTAAGAAGTTAGTTGAAAATGGTTCTAGTGTGCAAAATGGAAAGGATTTTGCAAAAAGTGGCTATTTTAAAGAAAGTTCAGTTCCCTCTTTTGCAAAGTCCAACAAAGGTCAAAAGTTAAATTATGGCATAAAGACACTTATTTTTGCTTTAATTATTAGAGTTTATGACTATAGTGATTATATACATCCCTATATAATTATGGTCATATATTGCTTCCACATTTACCTTAGCTTAGATATTATTCTAGCTATTGTTTCGGGCTTGGCCCGCGGGCTTCTCGGGCTTCAGCTAGAGCCACAGTTCAATGAACCGTATTTATCAACTTCACTACAAGATTTTTGGGGCCGGCGTTGGAATCTCATTGTCACTCGTATCCTTAGGCCCACTATATATAAGCCCGTTCTAAGCCTCTCCGCGAATATTTTGGGCCGAAAGTGGGCCCCAATTCCCGCGGTGATGGCTACATTTGTTGTTTCGGGCCTTATGCATGAGCTGATATTTTACTATTTGGGCCGGGTTAAGCCCACTTGGGAGATCACTTGGTTCTTTTTGCTACATGGGGTTTGTTTGAACCTAGAGATTTATGCTAAGAAGGTGATCAACGGTAGATTTAAGCTCCCACGGATAATCGGGACAATCTTGACCGTTGGATTCGTTATGATCACGGGTTTGTGGCTATTTTTTCCTCAATTGTTACGGTGTAATTCTGATGTTAGAGCTCTTGCAGAGTATGAAGCAATTGGTGC
- the LOC101256241 gene encoding rho GDP-dissociation inhibitor 1, translated as MSLAVRVGENSKKMGFDDNKVEGKEGSATICEGNKGIVADFDPEIENGGGTDEGNRVNRQMSESSIYTTDHEEDDDEANHKIELGPQCTLKETFEKDKDDESLRRWKEQLLGSVDINAVGESLDPEVKILSLAIKSPGRSDIVLPIPEDGNPKSPWFVLKEGSKYSLKFTFQVNNNIVTGLKYTNAVWKTAIKVDSTKEMIGAFSPQLEPYTHEMPEETTPSGIFARGSYSARTKFLDDDNKCYLEINYTFEIKREWQEK; from the exons atgtcCTTGGCTGTTAGAGTTGGTGAAAACAGCAAGAAGATGGGGTTTGATGATAATAAGGTAGAAGGTAAAGAAGGGTCAGCAACAATTTGTGAGGGTAATAAGGGAATTGTGGCTGATTTTGACCCTGAGATTGAGAATGGTGGTGGTACTGATGAGGGTAATAGGGTTAATAGGCAAATGAGTGAAAGTTCTATTTATACTACTGATCATGAAGAGGATGATGATGAAGCTAATCACAAGATTGAGTTAGGTCCTCAATGTACACTCAAAGAAACATTTGAAAAGGATAAG GATGATGAGAGTTTGAGAAGGTGGAAGGAGCAGCTCCTTGGAAGTGTGGATATCAATGCTGTTGGAG AATCCCTGGATCCAGAAGTGAAGATCTTGAGCCTTGCAATTAAGTCGCCCGGTAGATCTGATATTGTTCTCCCTATCCCCGAGGACGGAAATCCCAAGAGTCCATGGTTTGTCCTGAAAGAAGGGAGCAAATACAGCCTAAAATTTACGTTCCAGGTCAACAATAATATAGTAACAGGTCTTAAATACACGAATGCAGTTTGGAAAACCGCTATCAAAG TTGACAGCACAAAAGAGATGATTGGGGCGTTCAGTCCTCAACTGGAGCCGTATACTCACGAAATGCCAGAAGAAACCACCCCTTCTGGCATTTTCGCAAGAGGATCTTACTCGGCAAGGACAAAG TTTCTTGATGACGATAACAAATGCTATTTGGAGATCAACTATACATTCGAAATCAAGAGAGAGTGGCAGGAAAAATGA
- the LOC101256543 gene encoding uncharacterized protein: MAMAQVLSLQVSTPSPPHHHRATSSLTRPALLTAPSSTADKSFRSLQHKLQSNGRFSCLFSDNRKQDEARKALESALGGKKTEFEKWDKEIKRREEAGGGDNSGGGGWFNWRRWFGGSEDGHFWQEAQQATLAILGIIVMYLIVTKGDVMLAVIFNPLLFTLRGVRNGFTFVTSQIMRKVYPASQDSFGTISPEEVPSRVSAKETVARKWGSD, from the exons ATGGCTATGGCGCAGGTGCTGAGCCTACAAGTTTCAACCCCATCACCACCGCACCACCACCGCGCCACCTCATCTTTGACCCGGCCGGCGCTGCTAACTGCTCCGTCCTCCACCGCCGACAAGAGTTTCCGTTCCTTACAACACAAACTCCAGAGCAATGGCAGATTTTCTTGCCTCTTCTCTGATAATCGCAAACAG GACGAGGCTAGAAAAGCTCTAGAAAGTGCTTTGGGAGGAAAGAAAACTGAGTTTGAGAAATGGGATAAAGAAATTAAACGAAGGGAGGAAGCAGGTGGAGGAGACAATTCAGGCGGAGGCGGTTGGTTTAATTGGCGTAGATGGTTTGGTGGCTCGGAGGATGGCCATTTTTGGCAGGAAGCCCAACAAGCAACCCTTGCTATCTtgggtattattgtcatg TACTTGATAGTTACAAAAGGAGATGTGATGCTTGCTGTGATATTCAACCCTCTGCTGTTCACTCTACGCGGAGTAAGGAATGGGTTTACCTTTGTAACATCACAAATTATGAGAAAAGTATATCCTGCTAGCCAAGACAGCTTTGGTACCATATCTCCGGAAGAAGTTCCTTCTCGTGTTTCTGCCAAAGAGACGGTAGCAAGAAAATGGGGAAGCGATTAA
- the LOC101256830 gene encoding uncharacterized protein, with amino-acid sequence MVSDQEIARGVENLLRQSDPNAVTSLNCVVQQLGAKLGQDLSHKAEFISDQINLLRSQPPQLISPPLMVKDHFTLLNHPQFANTQAQQQFYSHFALQQQHHHHQHQQQQLYFQHHVPPLMSPQQQQHRQPQVQIQAPAPVVARTAAAPAQHASSNVPSAPKESATSGTKRRGGPGGLNKVCGVSPELQAIVGQPAMPRTEIVKQLWVYIRKHNLQDPGNKRKIICNDALRALFETDCTDMFKMNKLLAKHITALDPSKQVDQAKRLKVEADSVATKVEQPVSSTVTISDALAKFFESEEKEILQTDAVKRIWDYIKLNQLEDPVNSTMIVCDPKLQELLQCESVSATELPEMLAGRHFV; translated from the exons ATGGTGTCGGACCAGGAAATAGCTAGAGGTGTAGAGAATTTGCTCCGTCAATCGGACCCTAACGCCGTTACATCGTTAAACTGCGTCGTACAACAGCTCGGAGCAAAACTTGGACAAGACCTTTCACATAAAGCGGAGTTTATCAGTGATCAGATCAATCTTCTCCGATCACAGCCACCGCAGCTTATTTCTCCTCCGTTGATGGttaaagaccattttaccctctTAAACCACCCACAATTTGCTAACACTCAAGCTCAACAGCAGTTTTATTCCCATTTTGCCcttcaacaacaacatcatcatcaccagCACCAGCAACAGCAGCTCTATTTTCAGCACCATGTACCTCCACTGATGTCTCCACAGCAGCAGCAGCACCGGCAACCGCAAGTGCAGATACAAGCTCCGGCGCCGGTGGTGGCGAGAACCGCTGCTGCTCCAGCTCAACATGCGTCGTCAAATGTCCCTTCTGCCCCTAAGGAAAG TGCTACTTCTGGAACAAAAAGGAGGGGTGGACCAGGTGGTCTTAACAAAGTCTGTGGTGTTTCACCTGAACTTCAGGCTATTGTTGGTCAACCCGCAATGCCTAGGACAGAG ATTGTGAAGCAGCTGTGGGTGTACATCAGGAAACACAACTTACAGGATCCTGGTAACAAGCGGAAGATTATCTGCAACGATGCTCTGCGAGCACTCTTTGAAACAGACTGCACCGACATGTTCAAGATGAATAAGCTGCTGGCTAAACATATCACAGCACTCGATCCTTCAA AACAAGTTGATCAAGCTAAAAGATTGAAGGTTGAAGCTGATTCCGTGGCTACTAAGGTTGAACAACCTGTCTCATCCACTGTTACAATATCTGATGCGCTCGCCAAATTTTTTGAAAGTGAAGAAAAGGAGATTCTCCAAACAGATGCCGTGAAACGTATTTGGGATTATATAAAGCTTAACCAACTTGAG GATCCTGTGAATTCTACGATGATCGTGTGTGACCCAAAGCTTCAGGAACTCCTACAATGTGAAAGCGTTTCTGCCACAGAATTACCCGAGATGCTGGCAGGTCGTCATTTTGTCTAG
- the LOC101249517 gene encoding uncharacterized protein, with protein MSSLNIFPSTLISNKKFPIIFQEKNSQFSLHQKKNLKLHHDQKYVSSFIQLNQVSSKRNCLFYPLKCNKSDNSENNNPEEDPKAIETVQKLYKALKNKNLIELSDIIGEECRCISNVASSLQTFYGKEQVIDFFKSIIKLLGNNNFEFVFKPTTHDGTHVGVAWELECGETHIPIVKGFGFYHCHYYQGRMMIRNVEMIMEPFLQIEPLRLKISSFLVRAIQKMTPDILKGKMKEAMKISFMILSFVYFLYLIKNFM; from the exons atgagtTCACTAAATATTTTCCCTTCTACCTTGATATCTAATAAAAAATTCCCAATAATTTTCCAAGAAAAGAACTCCCAATTTTCTCTTCatcaaaaaaagaatttaaaacttcatCATGACCAAAAATATGTTTCTAGTTTTATTCAATTAAACCAAGTTTCATCCAAAAGAAATTGCCTATTTTACCCTTTGAAATGTAATAAATCAGATAATTCAGAAAATAATAATCCAGAAGAAGATCCAAAAGCTATTGAAACAGTACAAAAACTTTATAAAgcacttaaaaataaaaatcttattgaATTGTCTGATATAATTGGAGAAGAATGTAGATGCATTAGCAATGTTGCCTCATCCTTACAAACTTTCTATGGCAAGGAG CAAGTAATTGATTTCTTCAAATCAATCATAAAACTCCTTGGGAATAACAATTTTGAGTTTGTTTTCAAACCTACTACACATGATGGAACACATGTTGGGGTTGCTTGGGAACTAG AATGCGGTGAAACTCACATTCCAATTGTGAAAGGTTTTGGATTCTATCATTGCCATTATTACCAGGGTCGTATGATGATAAG GAATGTGGAGATGATCATGGAGCCATTCCTTCAAATTGAGCCACTTAGACTG AAAATATCATCCTTCCTTGTGAGAGCAATTCAAAAGATGACTCCAGATATTTTGAAGGGAAAGATGAAAGAGGCTATGAAAATCTCGTTTATGATCCTATCATTTGTATATTTCCTGTACTTGATTAAGAACTTCATGTAA
- the LOC109118921 gene encoding uncharacterized protein, translated as MSSLNIFLSTLISNKKFPIIFQVKNSQFSLHQKKNLQLHHDQKYVSSFIQLNQVSSKRNCLLYPLKCNKSDNSENNNPEEDPKAIETVQKLYKALKNKNLIELSDIIGEECRCISNVASSLQTFYGKEQVVDFFKSTIKLLGNDNFEFVFKPTTHDGTHVGVAWKLECSDTHIPIVKGFGFYHCHYYKGRMMLRNVEMIMEPLLQIEPLRLKISSFLLRAIQKMTPNILKGKMKEAMKILFMILLFVALLYLIKNFV; from the exons atgagttcactaaatattttcctttctaCCTTGATATCTAATAAAAAATTCCCAATAATTTTCCAAGTAAAAAACTCCCAATTTTCTCTTCATCAAAAAAAGAATTTACAACTTCATCATGACCAAAAATATGTTTCTAGTTTTATTCAATTAAACCAAGTTTCATCCAAAAGAAATTGCTTATTATATCCTTTGAAATGTAATAAATCAGATAATTCAGAAAATAATAATCCAGAAGAAGATCCAAAAGCTATTGAAACAGTACAAAAACTTTATAAAgcacttaaaaataaaaatcttattgaATTATCTGATATAATTGGAGAAGAATGTAGATGCATTAGCAATGTTGCCTCATCCTTACAAACTTTCTATGGCAAGGAG cAAGTAGTTGATTTCTTCAAATCAACCATAAAACTCCTTGGGAATGACAATTTTGAGTTTGTTTTCAAACCTACTACACATGATGGAACACATGTTGGGGTTGCTTGGAAACTAG aatgcagtgacactcatATTCCGATTGTGAAAGGTTTTGGATTCTATCATTGCCATTATTACAAGGGTCGTATGATGCTAAG GAATGTGGAGATGATCATGGAGCCACTCCTTCAAATTGAGCCACTTAGATTG AAAATATCATCCTTCCTTTTGAGAGCAATTCAAAAGATGACTCCAAATATTTTGAAGGGAAAGATGAAAGAGGCTATGAAAATCTTGTTTATGATTCTACTATTTGTAGCTTTGCTATATTTGATTAAGAACTTCGTGTAA